A DNA window from Engystomops pustulosus chromosome 6, aEngPut4.maternal, whole genome shotgun sequence contains the following coding sequences:
- the CCDC200 gene encoding coiled-coil domain-containing protein 200 isoform X2: MSAYHWEARRRQHVLDRRRSNLEKVMENTDQPPVVSSKPVKISGELNKKVSADKMCKHCSQGLYHPPTTCDDDYSAKLQSRYNSVQYNQQW; the protein is encoded by the exons ATGTCAGCTTATCACTGGGAGGCAAGGAGGAGGCAGCATGTTCTGGACAGGAGAAGATCCAATCTggagaaagtg ATGGAGAATACAGACCAGCCTCCGGTGGTGTCCTCAAAACCAGTGAAAATTTCTGGTGAGCTCAACAAAAAAGTTTCAG CAGATAAGATGTGTAAGCATTGCTCCCAGGGATTGTACCATCCACCGACAACCTGTGATGACGACTACTCGGCAAAGCTGCAAAGCCGATACAAT TCTGTGCAGTATAACCAGCAGTGGTGA
- the CCDC200 gene encoding coiled-coil domain-containing protein 200 isoform X1, which translates to MSAYHWEARRRQHVLDRRRSNLEKVQMENTDQPPVVSSKPVKISGELNKKVSADKMCKHCSQGLYHPPTTCDDDYSAKLQSRYNSVQYNQQW; encoded by the exons ATGTCAGCTTATCACTGGGAGGCAAGGAGGAGGCAGCATGTTCTGGACAGGAGAAGATCCAATCTggagaaagtg CAGATGGAGAATACAGACCAGCCTCCGGTGGTGTCCTCAAAACCAGTGAAAATTTCTGGTGAGCTCAACAAAAAAGTTTCAG CAGATAAGATGTGTAAGCATTGCTCCCAGGGATTGTACCATCCACCGACAACCTGTGATGACGACTACTCGGCAAAGCTGCAAAGCCGATACAAT TCTGTGCAGTATAACCAGCAGTGGTGA